A genomic segment from Oncorhynchus keta strain PuntledgeMale-10-30-2019 chromosome 9, Oket_V2, whole genome shotgun sequence encodes:
- the LOC118374033 gene encoding claudin-23-like, whose product MPSHAEQWIRTSMRTPGIFIFGMVLAPCGWILNLTATVAPNWRTINAINLLPVDTFLQQGIWDICKTSSSSQVNQCNQKDEAYFNNQIIAVAQGLMVASLILTLIGLATATPGVRCWKDRPNWTVAGLGGMLIFLSGVLTIIPIAWYTHIFKDIAASSTDIRVGYCIILGYIGGIFELLGGLVMFIGICRCCGGKNRGETRISETTAHFRNTKPPPRRIEVPSIARTRSSASSVPYSKDSMEDEADFPRAKSTSYGGRRPAYDVDL is encoded by the coding sequence ATGCCGAGCCACGCGGAGCAGTGGATCCGCACTTCGATGCGCACCCCGGGCATTTTTATCTTCGGAATGGTCCTTGCGCCTTGCGGCTGGATCCTAAACCTCACAGCGACAGTGGCTCCCAACTGGAGAACCATCAACGCTATCAACTTACTGCCGGTTGATACGTTCCTACAACAAGGCATCTGGGACATATGCAAGACGTCCAGCTCGTCCCAAGTAAACCAATGTAACCAAAAGGACGAGGCGTACTTCAACAACCAGATTATAGCGGTCGCCCAGGGCTTGATGGTAGCGTCTCTGATATTGACTCTGATCGGGCTGGCCACGGCAACCCCCGGGGTAAGGTGCTGGAAAGACCGCCCGAACTGGACAGTAGCCGGGCTGGGGGGAATGCTCATCTTTCTGTCTGGAGTCTTGACGATCATCCCTATTGCATGGTACACTCACATCTTCAAGGACATCGCCGCATCCAGCACCGACATTCGCGTCGGCTACTGTATTATTTTGGGATACATCGGGGGCATCTTCGAGCTACTGGGCGGCTTGGTCATGTTCATTGGGATATGTCGTTGCTGTGGCGGTAAGAACCGCGGAGAGACGCGAATCTCGGAGACCACAGCACACTTCAGAAACACCAAACCCCCACCGCGCCGCATCGAGGTGCCGAGCATTGCCCGGACCCGGAGTAGCGCTAGCAGCGTCCCCTACTCTAAAGACTCCATGGAAGACGAGGCAGACTTCCCCCGGGCAAAGAGCACCTCGTACGGAGGAAGACGACCCGCTTATGACGTTGATCTGTGA